Proteins from one Comamonas flocculans genomic window:
- a CDS encoding VOC family protein, translated as MTPTLLDHLVVTCHSLDAGAACVARLLGVAPLAGGEHPRMATHNRLLRLGESSYLEVIAPNPAAPPPGRARWFGLDALPPGAPPALRTWVARSSAIDGALAAASEPLGAAEPMSRGALNWLISLGVDGAMVLDGAAPALIEWQCAEHPAARMPDMGLALEQLEIFHPEPDRVSRLLTSLALQAPVRVRAGEAARLVAHIRTPQGLRLLSSS; from the coding sequence GTGACCCCGACCCTGCTTGACCACCTCGTCGTCACCTGCCACTCGCTCGACGCGGGCGCGGCCTGCGTCGCCCGGCTGCTGGGCGTGGCGCCGCTCGCCGGCGGCGAGCACCCGCGCATGGCCACGCACAACCGCCTGCTGCGCCTGGGCGAGAGCAGCTATCTGGAGGTGATCGCGCCCAACCCGGCGGCGCCGCCCCCCGGCCGCGCGCGCTGGTTCGGGCTCGATGCCTTGCCGCCCGGGGCACCGCCGGCGCTGCGCACCTGGGTGGCGCGCAGCAGCGCGATCGACGGCGCCCTGGCGGCGGCCTCGGAGCCGCTGGGCGCGGCCGAACCCATGAGCCGCGGTGCGCTGAACTGGCTGATCAGCCTTGGCGTCGACGGCGCCATGGTGCTGGACGGGGCGGCGCCGGCGCTCATCGAATGGCAGTGCGCCGAGCACCCCGCGGCCCGCATGCCCGACATGGGCCTGGCGCTGGAGCAACTGGAGATCTTCCATCCCGAGCCCGATCGCGTGTCGCGCCTGCTGACCTCGCTCGCGCTGCAGGCGCCAGTGCGGGTGCGCGCGGGCGAGGCGGCGCGGCTGGTCGCGCACATCCGCACGCCGCAGGGGCTGCGCCTGCTGTCTTCGTCCTGA
- a CDS encoding SDR family NAD(P)-dependent oxidoreductase: MARDFKEGAGAPAQAVSAIVGTGPGNGAALARRFGAQGAPVALLARSSGFSAALAQELPSARAYAVDAGQPEPLQTALAQVAARQGPVGTLIYNAGSGAWGSVEEVTASDLEQCWRVNTLGLFAAVQALLPGMKRLGGGNIIVIGATASRRGGAGAAAFAQAKAAQRTLAESMARQLWPQGIHVALIVIDGIVDLPRSRQRFADKPDDFFVQPAAVAESAWWLAQQPRSAWSFEIEARPFGEKW, translated from the coding sequence ATGGCGCGGGATTTCAAGGAAGGTGCAGGCGCGCCGGCGCAGGCGGTCAGCGCCATCGTCGGCACGGGGCCGGGCAATGGCGCGGCGCTGGCGCGGCGCTTTGGCGCGCAGGGCGCACCGGTGGCGCTGCTCGCGCGCAGCAGCGGCTTTTCGGCGGCGCTGGCGCAGGAGCTGCCATCGGCGCGCGCCTATGCGGTGGACGCCGGCCAGCCCGAGCCGCTGCAGACCGCGCTGGCGCAGGTGGCGGCCCGGCAGGGGCCGGTGGGCACGCTCATCTACAACGCCGGCTCGGGCGCCTGGGGCAGCGTCGAAGAGGTGACGGCGTCCGACCTGGAGCAGTGCTGGCGCGTGAACACCCTGGGCCTGTTTGCCGCCGTCCAGGCGCTGCTGCCGGGCATGAAGCGGCTCGGCGGGGGCAACATCATCGTCATCGGCGCCACCGCCTCGCGCCGCGGCGGCGCGGGCGCGGCGGCCTTCGCCCAGGCCAAGGCGGCGCAGCGCACGCTGGCCGAATCCATGGCGCGCCAGCTCTGGCCGCAGGGCATCCACGTGGCGCTGATCGTGATCGACGGCATCGTCGACCTGCCGCGTTCGCGCCAGCGTTTTGCGGACAAGCCCGACGACTTCTTCGTGCAGCCCGCGGCCGTGGCCGAATCCGCCTGGTGGCTGGCGCAGCAGCCGCGCTCGGCCTGGTCCTTCGAGATCGAGGCGCGCCCCTTTGGCGAGAAATGGTGA